Proteins encoded in a region of the Selenihalanaerobacter shriftii genome:
- the rfbF gene encoding glucose-1-phosphate cytidylyltransferase, translating to MKAVILAGGFGTRLGNRTNLIPKPMVKIGTKPILWHIMKTYAHYGINEFVICLGYKGDIIKDYFLHYEARNNDFTIELGSSNLEFHNGHDEEDWKVTLVDTGLNTLKGGRIKRIEEYLDDDINLLTYGDGVADVNIDDLIEFHKSHGKMVTITGVHPPARFGELIEEDNVVKSFEEKPQTSQGLINGGYMVFNRELLSYLRPDEDCDFEIGPLESLSKEGKVMVYKHKGNWECMDHERDVKHLNKLWNNNNAFWKVWE from the coding sequence ATGAAGGCTGTAATTTTAGCAGGAGGATTTGGAACAAGACTAGGGAATAGAACAAATTTAATCCCTAAGCCTATGGTTAAAATAGGGACTAAGCCTATTCTATGGCATATAATGAAGACATATGCTCATTATGGGATTAATGAATTTGTTATTTGTTTAGGTTATAAAGGAGATATAATTAAAGATTACTTCTTACATTATGAAGCTAGAAATAATGACTTTACAATTGAATTAGGTAGTTCTAACTTAGAATTTCATAATGGACATGATGAAGAGGATTGGAAAGTAACTTTAGTAGATACTGGTCTTAATACCTTAAAAGGTGGAAGAATTAAAAGAATAGAAGAATACTTAGATGATGATATAAACTTACTAACTTATGGTGATGGTGTAGCAGATGTAAATATAGATGATTTAATTGAATTTCATAAATCACATGGGAAAATGGTTACTATTACTGGAGTACATCCGCCGGCAAGGTTTGGAGAGTTAATAGAAGAGGATAATGTAGTAAAATCTTTTGAAGAAAAGCCACAAACTTCACAAGGGTTAATTAACGGCGGCTATATGGTCTTTAATAGAGAATTATTAAGTTATCTAAGACCAGATGAGGATTGTGATTTTGAAATAGGTCCTTTAGAGAGTTTATCAAAGGAAGGAAAGGTTATGGTTTATAAACATAAAGGTAACTGGGAATGTATGGACCATGAGAGAGATGTAAAGCATTTAAATAAACTATGGAATAATAATAATGCTTTCTGGAAGGTATGGGAGTAG